The ANME-2 cluster archaeon DNA window TATCTCCACACCCATCTCTTCCAGCATCTGCATGATGCTCAGGTGGAACTCCTCCCTGACCGTGAGATACTCATCCCATACCGTGGTCCTGGTGAAACAATAGACAAAGATGTTCAGGGCATAGTCACCAAAGTCAGTGAAATGTACCATGGAGAAGTTGTGGTCGAAGCGCTGGTCTTCCTTGATCATCTGCTTTATACCATCCACCACTTCAGTCATCTGGGCAGCAGTTGTGGCGTAAGTCACACCCAGGTTGAACTTTATCCTGCGCTTTGTCATTGCAGAATAATTGATTACCCCGTTCTTGATGAACTGGCTGTTGGGAACCGTAACCTGTGCCTGGTCAAATCGCCTAATGCGGGTTGACCGAAAGCCCACTTCTTCAACCGTACCTTCAAAATCCCCTATCTCTATCCAGTCACCCATATGGAAAGGTTTGTCAGAGAAAATGGTAAAGGAGCCGAACAGGTTACTGACGGTATCCTGGGCAGCCAGTGCGAAGGCCAGGCCACCAATTCCCAGTCCTGCCAGCAGGGAAGCGATGTT harbors:
- a CDS encoding mechanosensitive ion channel family protein, which gives rise to IFLHIVEKKLIHLTQKTSTEFDDLLVHASKAPIGYLILLHGFYFAIVTLQLPETIGVVDVGVIVKNAYILVLSFILLYYLFKLIDLVGHFIFMVTEKTESKLDDQLAPLIVKSLRIFVITMGILFILNNFGYNIASLLAGLGIGGLAFALAAQDTVSNLFGSFTIFSDKPFHMGDWIEIGDFEGTVEEVGFRSTRIRRFDQAQVTVPNSQFIKNGVINYSAMTKRRIKFNLGVTYATTAAQMTEVVDGIKQMIKEDQRFDHNFSMVHFTDFGDYALNIFVYCFTRTTVWDEYLTVREEFHLSIMQMLEEMGVEIAFPSQTVYVEKG